The Dehalogenimonas sp. 4OHTPN genome window below encodes:
- a CDS encoding zinc ribbon domain-containing protein, which translates to MAQTDSRIPEPPSLHPLEAFELFYFFCAAHREGRITFRQFTEGMKAFRFYDERQQVWTIGAGTGRWYRLDGGRWLAGEPNSRLTATALKGWYDYFQRIGQPKGCARCGVKVPAGSKFCLNCGAPVTAAPASKETGQKPVYCRQCGQPVAAGAKFCNACGTRRQ; encoded by the coding sequence ATGGCGCAGACGGATTCCAGAATCCCTGAACCGCCGTCACTCCATCCGCTGGAGGCGTTCGAACTATTCTATTTTTTCTGCGCCGCCCATCGTGAGGGCCGGATAACCTTCCGCCAGTTTACTGAAGGCATGAAAGCCTTCCGCTTTTACGATGAACGCCAGCAGGTCTGGACCATCGGCGCCGGCACCGGCCGCTGGTACCGGCTGGACGGCGGCCGGTGGCTTGCAGGCGAGCCGAACAGCAGGCTGACAGCTACCGCATTAAAAGGCTGGTACGATTATTTCCAGCGCATCGGACAGCCGAAAGGCTGCGCCCGCTGCGGTGTCAAGGTACCCGCCGGTTCCAAATTCTGCTTGAACTGCGGCGCTCCGGTCACCGCCGCTCCGGCCTCGAAAGAAACCGGCCAAAAACCCGTCTACTGCCGCCAATGCGGCCAGCCTGTTGCCGCCGGGGCTAAATTCTGTAACGCTTGCGGGACCAGGAGGCAATAG
- a CDS encoding zinc ribbon domain-containing protein encodes MLDTVLMIAGYASVPLVLLSVFAMVRTIGKPRPLVASGLALQIAFSAAFLVLYRLLLDIGEPTTLSLALLAAGLAGGAFQGFTTKLDVSGDKVTAKRSVLYLLIWGLSFSATQLLAMLGQTTIAAYGLSSVYLATGIAVGMNGTLLARRMMVSATGQQIGTKAFSACPACGSANAPGRKFCAGCGRPLAAVKVPVNSCPACGGQAAPGQRFCNRCGQSIT; translated from the coding sequence GTGCTCGATACCGTTCTGATGATCGCGGGCTACGCCTCGGTGCCGCTGGTGCTGCTGTCGGTTTTTGCCATGGTGCGCACCATCGGCAAGCCGCGGCCGCTGGTGGCATCAGGGCTGGCTCTCCAGATTGCTTTTTCCGCCGCGTTCCTGGTGCTTTACAGGTTGCTGCTCGATATCGGTGAACCGACCACTCTTTCGCTGGCTTTGCTCGCTGCCGGCCTGGCCGGCGGCGCCTTCCAGGGCTTTACCACCAAACTGGATGTCTCAGGTGACAAGGTCACCGCCAAACGGTCCGTTCTCTACTTGCTCATCTGGGGTCTTTCCTTCAGTGCCACCCAGCTTCTGGCCATGCTCGGTCAGACCACTATCGCCGCCTACGGCCTGTCGTCGGTTTACCTGGCCACCGGCATCGCCGTCGGCATGAACGGCACCCTGCTGGCGCGGCGTATGATGGTCTCAGCGACAGGTCAACAAATTGGGACGAAAGCCTTTTCGGCCTGCCCGGCTTGCGGCTCGGCCAACGCGCCCGGGCGGAAATTCTGCGCCGGTTGCGGCCGGCCGCTGGCGGCGGTGAAAGTTCCGGTAAATTCCTGTCCCGCCTGCGGCGGCCAGGCGGCGCCTGGTCAGCGCTTCTGCAACCGATGCGGGCAATCCATCACCTGA